Sequence from the Calidithermus timidus DSM 17022 genome:
AAGCCTACGGGCTCGGGCTCGAGTTCGAAGCCTTCCCCTTTGGCGGAGGCGCCATCGACGCCTACGGCGAACCCTTTCCCGAGGTGACCCAAAGGGGATGCCTCGAAGCCGACGCCATCCTGCTGGGGGCCATCGGTGGGCCGAAGTGGGACAACGTGGCCCGCGACATCCGCCCCGAGACCGGCCTGCTAGCCATCCGCAAGGCCCACGGCCTCTTCGCCAATCTGCGCCCGGCTAGGGTGCTGCCCGGCCTGGAAGCCCTCTCCCCGCTCAAGCCCGAGATCGCCAGGGGTGTGGACGTGCTGGTGATCCGCGAGCTCACCGGCGGGATCTACTTCGGGACTCCTCGCGGGATGAACGAGGAAGAAGGCTGGAACACCGAGCGCTACTCGAGGCCCGAGGTCGTTCGCATCGCCCGCGTCGCCTTCGAAGCCGCCCGCAAGCGACGCGGACGGGTGTGCAGCGTGGACAAAGCCAACGTGCTCGAGGTTGGCGAGTTCTGGCGCAAGGTGGTAGAGGAGGTTCACAAAGACTACCCCGACGTCGCGCTCGAGCACCAGTACGTGGACGCCATGGCCATGCACCTCGTCACCAAGCCGGGGCGCTTCGACGTAGTGGTGACGGGCAACCTCTTCGGGGATATCCTCTCCGACTTGGCCTCGGTGTTGCCGGGGAGCCTGGGGCTGTTGCCCTCGGCCAGCTTGGGCGAGAAGACCCCGCTGTTCGAGCCCGTGCACGGCTCGGCACCGGACATCGCCGGCAGGGGAATCGCCAACCCCACCGCCGCCATCCTCTCGGCAGCCATGCTGCTCACCCACGCCCTGGGCCGGCCCGACATCGCCCGTGAGCTCGAGGAGGCCGTCAGCCGCGCCCTGGCCACCAACCCCACCCCCGACCTCGGCGGCCGGGCCAGCACCCAGGAATTCACCGCACAAGTGGTGGCCTCCCTGCACCGCACCGCCGTTTGAGGGTAGTCTTGGATGAGGGGTGGCTGCGAATGAACCTGCACGGTAAGACCTTCATCATCACGGGGGCCAGCCGGGGCATTGGCGAGGCTCTGGCGCTCGCGATGGCCAAAGCCGGGGCCAATCTGATCCTGGGTGCTCGCAACCAGGTGGCGCTGGAGTTCGTGCGCGACCGGGTGCGCGAGCTGGGCGTGCAGGTGGTCGCGGTGGCCGGAAGCGCAGCCAGCGACGCGGCGGCGCGGCAGATGGTGCAAGCGGCGCTCGAGCTAGGCCACTTTAAGGGTTTCGTCCACAACGCCGGAATCCTCAACGCTGGGCCACTGGTCTATGAACTCGTGGAAGCCCAGTACGACGAGATCCTCGAGTCCAACGTCAAGGGCGGCTACCAGCTCGCCCGTCACGCCTACCCCCACCTGCTGCGCCAGGAAGGCAGCGTGGCGGTCTTCCTGGGTTCGGGCGCGGCGGAGCACAACGTCCCCGGCATGGGCATCTACGCCATCGCCAAAGCCGCCGAGGAGCACCTGGCCCGCCAGCTAGCCGTCGAAGCCCCCGACGTCATCTGCTTCATCTACCGGCCGGGCATCGTGGAGACGGACTACACCCGACAACTCATCGAGGCTGAAGGCGGCGGCGCGCGCGTGGTGCGGCCTCTGTTCAAGAGCTACCTCGAGCAGGGCCAGGTGATCACCGCCGAGCAGTCGGCTAAGGCTTTGGTGCGCATCCTCGAGGGCAACCCCCGCAAGTACCACGGCAGAATCGCCACCTCGGAGAGCATCTAAGCCGCGTGCTAAACCCAGCGTTTCTACGACAAGGTAGCCACAATGATGCCTAACGCCGAAGGCCCAAAGATCCCCTGCGTTGGGCGTTGAGCACACCGGAGGTACTATGCGTTCAGACCGGATCAAACAAGGACCCCAACAGGCCCCGGCCCGCTCGATGCTGCGAGCAGTGGGCGTGACGGACGACGACTTCCAGATTCCCTGGGTGGGCATCGTCAACACCTGGACCGAGGGCATGCCCTGCAACTTCCACCTGCGCGACCTGGCCGCCGACCTCAAAATCGGAGCCAAGGAGGCGGGAATGCACCCCTTCGAATTCGGCGCCCCAGCCATCTCCGACGGCATCAGCATGGGCACGCCGGGGATGCGGGCAAGCCTCGTCAGCCGCGAGGTGATCGCCGACTCGGTCGAGCTCATCGCCCAGGGCTACCTCTACGACGGCATGGTGGCGCTGGTGGCCTGCGACAAGACCAACCCCGGGGGGGCCATGGGCGTCATCCGCTCGGGCGTGCCGGGGGTGGTGCTCTACGGCGGATCCATCGCACCGGGCCAGCTGGGGGGCAAGAAGCTCACGGTGGTCTCGGTGTTCGAGGCCGTGGGGCAGTACGCCGCCGGCAAGATCGGCGAGGAACAGCTCGCCGAGGTCGAGCGCACCGCCATCCCCGGCCCCGGTGCCTGCGGCGGCCAGTACACCGCCAACACCATGAGCATGGTGCTCGAGGTCTTGGGCCTCTCCCCCGTCGGCTACAACTCCATCCCCGCCATCGCGCCCGAGAAGAAAACCGCCGGAAGGCGGGCCATGCAGGTGCTGGCCGAGGCCATCCGCAACGACTGGAAGCCCACCGACTTCCTCACCCGCCAGTCCTTCCTCAACGCCATCGCCGCCGTGGCCGCCACCGGCGGCTCCACCAATGCCGTGCTGCACCTCTTGGCCATCGCCAAAGAAGCGGGGATCAAGCTCGAGCTCGACGACTTCGACCGTATCTCGCGCAAAACCCCGGTCATCGCCGACATGCGCCCCTGGGGCACTTACACCGCCTGGGAACTGTGGGAGGCCGGAGGCATCCCCCTCATCATCCGCCGCCTGATCGAGGGCGGCTTGATCGATGGCGACCAGAAGACCGTCACCGGCAGGACCCTATGGGAAGAAGCCAAGGACGCTCCCGAGACCCCTGGTCAGCAGGTGGTGGTCCCGCGCGAACGCGCCTTCAAGCCAGAGGGCGGCCTGCGCGTGCTGCACGGCTCCTTAGCCCCCGAAGGCGCGGTGCTCAAGCTGGCCGGCACCGAGCGCAAGCAGTTCCGCGGCCCGGCACGGGTCTTCGATGGCGAGGAGGGGGCCATGAAGGCCGTGCTCGCCAAGGAGATCAGGCCCGGCGACGTGGTGGTCATCCGCTACGAAGGCCCCAAGGGCGCGCCGGGGATGCCCGAGATGCTCTCCGTCACCAGCGCCCTGGTGGGCGAAGGGCTGGGGCCCGAGGTGGCCCTCATCACCGATGGGCGCTTCAGCGGCGGCACCAAGGGCCTGATGATCGGCCATGTCGCCCCCGAAGCCTACCTAGGCGGCCCCATCGCGCTCGTGGAGGAAGGCGATACCATCGTCATCGACTGCGACGCGGGA
This genomic interval carries:
- the leuB gene encoding 3-isopropylmalate dehydrogenase; this encodes MPKIALLPGDGIGPEVTYAAVDVLKAADEAYGLGLEFEAFPFGGGAIDAYGEPFPEVTQRGCLEADAILLGAIGGPKWDNVARDIRPETGLLAIRKAHGLFANLRPARVLPGLEALSPLKPEIARGVDVLVIRELTGGIYFGTPRGMNEEEGWNTERYSRPEVVRIARVAFEAARKRRGRVCSVDKANVLEVGEFWRKVVEEVHKDYPDVALEHQYVDAMAMHLVTKPGRFDVVVTGNLFGDILSDLASVLPGSLGLLPSASLGEKTPLFEPVHGSAPDIAGRGIANPTAAILSAAMLLTHALGRPDIARELEEAVSRALATNPTPDLGGRASTQEFTAQVVASLHRTAV
- a CDS encoding SDR family NAD(P)-dependent oxidoreductase; the encoded protein is MNLHGKTFIITGASRGIGEALALAMAKAGANLILGARNQVALEFVRDRVRELGVQVVAVAGSAASDAAARQMVQAALELGHFKGFVHNAGILNAGPLVYELVEAQYDEILESNVKGGYQLARHAYPHLLRQEGSVAVFLGSGAAEHNVPGMGIYAIAKAAEEHLARQLAVEAPDVICFIYRPGIVETDYTRQLIEAEGGGARVVRPLFKSYLEQGQVITAEQSAKALVRILEGNPRKYHGRIATSESI
- the ilvD gene encoding dihydroxy-acid dehydratase, whose product is MRSDRIKQGPQQAPARSMLRAVGVTDDDFQIPWVGIVNTWTEGMPCNFHLRDLAADLKIGAKEAGMHPFEFGAPAISDGISMGTPGMRASLVSREVIADSVELIAQGYLYDGMVALVACDKTNPGGAMGVIRSGVPGVVLYGGSIAPGQLGGKKLTVVSVFEAVGQYAAGKIGEEQLAEVERTAIPGPGACGGQYTANTMSMVLEVLGLSPVGYNSIPAIAPEKKTAGRRAMQVLAEAIRNDWKPTDFLTRQSFLNAIAAVAATGGSTNAVLHLLAIAKEAGIKLELDDFDRISRKTPVIADMRPWGTYTAWELWEAGGIPLIIRRLIEGGLIDGDQKTVTGRTLWEEAKDAPETPGQQVVVPRERAFKPEGGLRVLHGSLAPEGAVLKLAGTERKQFRGPARVFDGEEGAMKAVLAKEIRPGDVVVIRYEGPKGAPGMPEMLSVTSALVGEGLGPEVALITDGRFSGGTKGLMIGHVAPEAYLGGPIALVEEGDTIVIDCDAGTLELEVSPEVLEARKARWQAPEPRYRSGLFARYARLVSSAKYGAVLE